A region of [Bacteroides] pectinophilus DNA encodes the following proteins:
- a CDS encoding relaxase/mobilization nuclease domain-containing protein translates to MAISKILNMKDCGGHFHGKHLKRALDYVMNPDKTQDGRLVGAINCQVDTAFEQMKETKRNFGKIDKRQGYHIILSFKENEVNPDTAFEITQKFVEEYLGKSYEAVFVVHDNTAHVHSHIVFNSVSFVDGKKYRYEKGDWAKYIQPITNRLCQEYGLSIIDVDDEKKERQHESYKEWSEYREGNFVWSDMIKRDLDACILQAKDYEEFLELLSEKGYQIKQGKHLAIKPQGMTRFRRCKSLGDMYCEEAIRDRIVKEDIAFYKSKQDIPKVSIVKCRVKRYRRAGLSGLQKKHYAKLYRVVKLKKRPYSQVWKYREDIRKMHKLQEQYLFLARHNIHSAEELVGTIASLTDKKKETSAEKSRIYKARERSRELFTAADEMENLKPAEQSYRLGDTFFEDEHRKWVALEQELQAQGYSLEEVQALRRHYKEEYSEVCAKEKVVFRELNTGKAILNSMIPDSISDGRKTEYNREIIRDRKEQPVR, encoded by the coding sequence TTGGCAATCAGTAAAATCCTTAATATGAAAGACTGTGGCGGGCATTTTCACGGAAAACATTTAAAGCGGGCACTTGATTATGTGATGAACCCGGACAAAACACAGGATGGCAGACTGGTGGGGGCAATAAACTGTCAGGTCGATACCGCATTTGAGCAGATGAAGGAAACCAAGCGTAATTTTGGAAAGATTGATAAGCGTCAGGGGTATCATATCATACTTTCCTTTAAGGAAAATGAGGTAAATCCGGATACGGCATTTGAAATTACACAGAAATTTGTGGAGGAATATCTTGGTAAGTCATACGAAGCGGTGTTTGTGGTACACGATAATACAGCCCATGTTCATTCCCATATCGTATTTAACAGCGTGAGTTTTGTGGACGGTAAAAAGTACCGTTACGAAAAAGGGGACTGGGCAAAGTATATCCAGCCTATCACGAACAGGCTGTGTCAGGAATATGGACTCTCCATTATTGATGTGGATGATGAGAAAAAGGAGAGGCAGCACGAAAGCTATAAGGAATGGAGTGAGTACAGGGAGGGGAATTTTGTATGGTCCGATATGATAAAAAGAGACTTGGATGCCTGTATTTTGCAGGCGAAGGACTATGAGGAATTTCTCGAACTGCTGTCTGAAAAGGGATACCAGATAAAGCAGGGAAAACATCTGGCAATCAAGCCACAGGGTATGACAAGGTTCAGAAGGTGCAAATCTCTTGGGGATATGTATTGTGAGGAAGCAATCCGGGACAGGATTGTAAAAGAGGATATTGCGTTTTATAAGAGTAAACAGGATATACCGAAAGTTTCCATTGTAAAGTGCAGAGTTAAAAGATACCGCAGGGCAGGCTTGTCAGGACTTCAGAAAAAGCATTATGCGAAGCTGTACCGGGTGGTAAAACTCAAAAAAAGACCATACAGTCAGGTATGGAAGTACAGGGAGGATATCCGTAAAATGCACAAGCTGCAGGAACAGTATTTGTTCCTTGCAAGGCATAATATCCATTCAGCAGAAGAACTTGTGGGGACGATAGCTTCTCTTACGGATAAGAAAAAAGAGACTTCGGCAGAAAAGAGCCGGATTTATAAAGCAAGGGAAAGGAGCAGGGAACTTTTTACTGCGGCTGATGAGATGGAAAACTTAAAGCCAGCAGAGCAGTCATACAGGCTTGGGGATACCTTCTTTGAAGATGAGCATAGGAAGTGGGTGGCACTGGAGCAGGAATTACAGGCACAGGGATATTCGCTTGAGGAAGTGCAGGCTTTAAGAAGACATTACAAAGAGGAGTATTCAGAAGTGTGTGCGAAAGAAAAGGTTGTATTCAGGGAACTGAATACGGGTAAGGCAATATTAAACAGCATGATTCCGGACAGTATTTCAGATGGAAGAAAGACAGAATACAACAGGGAGATTATAAGAGACAGAAAAGAGCAGCCAGTAAGATAG
- a CDS encoding MobC family plasmid mobilization relaxosome protein: MADKIHCIRKTLRLMPQEAELLAKKAGESGMCEADYLRLLISQKPNDYPEVRKLLKELINEVNRIGININQIVFNNNAGLYSKEDKTQLVAYMRKLNKKVNEAVVQIGNQ; encoded by the coding sequence ATGGCAGATAAAATCCACTGTATCAGGAAAACGCTCCGTCTTATGCCGCAGGAGGCAGAACTGCTTGCAAAAAAGGCAGGGGAGAGCGGAATGTGTGAAGCAGATTATTTAAGACTGCTCATCAGCCAGAAACCGAATGATTACCCGGAAGTCAGGAAACTCTTAAAAGAGCTTATCAATGAGGTGAACCGTATTGGAATCAATATCAATCAGATCGTATTCAATAACAATGCAGGACTTTATTCCAAAGAGGATAAAACACAGCTTGTTGCTTATATGCGTAAACTGAACAAGAAAGTAAATGAGGCGGTGGTGCAGATTGGCAATCAGTAA
- a CDS encoding multidrug transporter, which yields MAENREITLFSEPEELIAWAEVYDKQINPSIEDAALLLNYMEGHDYAIGTDAEGKMYRQDMAEENGEIEPFPIDDVIDKVCEWNYDLILHAEAKKDDPKDFQEYCEFQEKYDSLKADERVLDRLFDKTSHAKEIDAVATALVEAFISNLEGKGDLEKAAATIAQGIKDYSTDKRGR from the coding sequence GTGGCAGAGAACAGGGAAATAACACTTTTTTCAGAACCAGAGGAACTGATTGCCTGGGCAGAGGTATATGATAAGCAAATCAACCCTTCGATAGAAGATGCTGCACTTCTTCTTAATTATATGGAAGGACATGATTATGCAATCGGAACGGATGCAGAGGGGAAGATGTACAGACAGGATATGGCAGAGGAAAACGGTGAGATAGAGCCATTTCCGATAGATGATGTGATTGATAAGGTGTGTGAGTGGAATTATGATCTGATACTTCACGCAGAGGCAAAGAAAGATGATCCGAAAGATTTTCAGGAATATTGCGAATTTCAGGAAAAGTATGACAGTTTAAAGGCAGATGAGAGAGTGTTAGACCGATTATTTGATAAAACCAGTCATGCAAAGGAGATTGATGCTGTTGCAACGGCACTGGTGGAAGCGTTTATCAGTAATCTGGAGGGCAAGGGTGATTTGGAAAAGGCGGCAGCCACGATAGCACAAGGAATAAAGGATTACAGTACAGATAAGAGGGGAAGGTGA
- a CDS encoding DUF3991 and toprim domain-containing protein: MEGRFTEEELAIAKSVDLCAVAESLGYTVKKIGKYHTLKEMDSIRIYDRSHWYRWSRQFDKGNNGGSQIDFLRVFGGMSVKEAVFWLLDFAGYRRIESTAKQPLVHQVTKKQQEERRPFVLPQPAGDNSYLISYLNNERGISKAVIELFLKENLIYESRHYHNIVFKGNDKNGVTRFASMRGVFDKQGKPFKCDVEGNDKNYGFNVVNVNSTELVVFEAAIDLMSYVDIFADHESNKLALGMLADAPLETFLREHPQISFIRFCLDGDSPGRKAAAELMEKYYGLGYEIKDCPPPAGYKDYNEWLVATKLNLADEKKEQMTIAGQCH, encoded by the coding sequence ATGGAAGGAAGATTTACAGAGGAGGAACTTGCCATAGCAAAGAGCGTAGACCTCTGTGCTGTTGCAGAAAGCCTCGGTTATACTGTAAAGAAGATTGGAAAATATCACACCTTAAAGGAAATGGACTCAATCCGTATCTATGACAGAAGCCACTGGTACAGATGGTCAAGGCAGTTTGATAAGGGAAACAATGGCGGCTCACAGATAGACTTCCTGCGTGTATTTGGCGGAATGAGTGTAAAAGAAGCTGTATTCTGGCTCTTGGATTTTGCTGGATACCGAAGAATTGAAAGCACTGCAAAGCAGCCGCTTGTTCATCAGGTCACAAAGAAACAGCAAGAGGAAAGAAGGCCTTTTGTGCTTCCGCAGCCAGCAGGGGATAATTCCTACCTGATATCCTATCTTAACAATGAGCGTGGAATCAGTAAGGCAGTGATAGAACTGTTTTTAAAGGAAAATCTCATATATGAGAGCAGGCATTATCACAACATTGTCTTTAAAGGAAATGACAAGAATGGAGTAACCAGATTTGCAAGTATGCGTGGTGTATTTGATAAACAGGGAAAACCATTCAAGTGTGATGTGGAGGGGAATGATAAGAACTATGGATTTAATGTGGTGAATGTAAACAGTACAGAGCTTGTTGTATTCGAGGCAGCAATCGACCTTATGAGCTATGTGGATATATTTGCCGACCATGAATCAAATAAGCTGGCTCTTGGAATGCTTGCAGATGCCCCGCTTGAAACTTTTCTTAGGGAACACCCACAGATTTCTTTTATCCGTTTCTGCCTTGATGGGGATTCACCGGGCAGAAAAGCAGCCGCAGAACTTATGGAAAAATACTATGGACTGGGCTATGAGATTAAGGACTGTCCGCCACCAGCAGGCTATAAGGATTACAATGAATGGCTTGTTGCAACAAAACTTAATCTTGCAGATGAGAAAAAGGAGCAGATGACCATAGCCGGACAGTGCCATTAA
- a CDS encoding JAB domain-containing protein: MTEKNDFKLDVVSIRLVKEAPIYSEQSFNKPEEVAAVMGDCMCQFDREVVCVVNLSSDLKPINVHFASVGSLNEAMAHPRELFKASILSNAASMMLIHCHPSGNIFPSKADTMMTDRMNKLCELIGIPLLDHIIVGGDNRAFFSFKEKGMIDNPRITLSTDYRNLDIKSPLVAEQGKAR; encoded by the coding sequence GTGACAGAGAAGAACGACTTCAAACTTGATGTTGTATCCATAAGGCTTGTAAAGGAGGCTCCGATTTATTCGGAGCAGTCCTTTAACAAGCCGGAAGAAGTAGCTGCTGTAATGGGGGATTGTATGTGCCAGTTCGACAGGGAAGTGGTGTGTGTTGTAAATCTCAGCTCCGACTTAAAGCCTATCAATGTGCATTTTGCAAGTGTCGGTTCGCTGAATGAAGCGATGGCACACCCAAGAGAATTATTCAAGGCAAGTATTTTAAGTAATGCTGCCAGTATGATGTTAATCCACTGCCACCCGTCAGGAAATATATTTCCCAGTAAGGCAGACACGATGATGACAGACCGTATGAATAAGCTGTGTGAGCTTATTGGAATTCCTCTTTTGGATCATATCATCGTGGGAGGAGATAATCGTGCCTTCTTTAGTTTCAAGGAAAAGGGAATGATTGATAATCCAAGAATTACACTCAGTACGGATTACAGGAACCTTGATATTAAGTCACCGCTTGTGGCAGAGCAGGGAAAGGCAAGGTGA
- a CDS encoding DUF5688 family protein, giving the protein MMNYEIFKEVVKEKFMDYMPDNFKGMELVVMPVEKVNMTYDGISIRGKDTNISPTIYINDMYEKYQNCGDLEETLMAACDLMAMEFAKTPQVVDVDSLYKDANEKVVFQLINTEQNRSFLEQVPHREFQDLSIIYKLVINADAESIQSIKVTNSLAERLGMNEEQLFKYAAENTRRILPPRIRNMNDVMKEMFLSDGMPEEIAEMMIREVPPEQTLWIISNNRGIDGAVSMLYENELHELAENLESDLYILPSSVHEVLAVSTELTEPEELAQMVAEVNTQEVALEERLSNQVYHYDKDLRKLTLATDTPNKRLDGIVAEPQLVYDAKEKAR; this is encoded by the coding sequence ATGATGAATTATGAGATTTTTAAGGAAGTAGTAAAAGAGAAGTTTATGGACTATATGCCGGATAACTTCAAAGGTATGGAGCTTGTAGTTATGCCTGTGGAAAAGGTAAATATGACCTATGACGGTATCAGTATCAGAGGCAAAGATACTAATATTTCTCCTACTATTTATATCAACGATATGTATGAGAAATATCAGAACTGTGGTGATCTGGAGGAAACACTGATGGCGGCATGTGACCTTATGGCAATGGAGTTTGCAAAGACACCACAAGTTGTTGATGTTGACAGCTTATACAAAGATGCCAATGAAAAGGTAGTATTCCAGCTTATCAATACGGAACAGAACAGGTCATTTCTGGAGCAGGTGCCACACAGAGAATTTCAGGATCTTTCCATTATCTATAAACTTGTGATAAATGCGGATGCTGAAAGTATTCAGAGTATAAAGGTTACGAACAGCCTTGCGGAAAGACTTGGAATGAATGAGGAGCAGCTTTTTAAATATGCGGCTGAAAACACAAGAAGAATCTTACCGCCAAGAATAAGAAATATGAATGATGTTATGAAAGAGATGTTTTTAAGTGACGGGATGCCGGAGGAGATAGCAGAGATGATGATCAGGGAAGTTCCACCGGAGCAGACTCTGTGGATAATCTCCAATAACAGGGGAATTGACGGTGCAGTATCAATGCTTTATGAGAATGAGCTTCACGAACTGGCAGAAAACCTTGAAAGTGATCTGTATATCCTGCCTTCAAGTGTGCACGAAGTTCTTGCGGTGTCTACTGAGCTGACCGAACCGGAGGAGCTTGCACAGATGGTGGCAGAGGTGAATACGCAGGAGGTGGCATTGGAAGAAAGACTTTCCAATCAGGTATATCACTATGATAAAGATTTAAGGAAACTCACGCTTGCAACGGATACACCGAACAAGAGACTGGACGGTATCGTGGCAGAGCCGCAGCTTGTATATGACGCAAAGGAAAAAGCGAGATAG
- a CDS encoding ATP-binding protein → MARRHIMESTFRLNLLNPQHAKINEVIKGLNPKIYKSKNQFLIEACEFYIDHYGEDDIPSKEEKRYEQFVTRDEIEKIKKEIEYSAMSEARKEVISLLGGALAGVKNSQPVVIANPQEDMEEQPEEDVMNDSDVAGLAMGWMLKGD, encoded by the coding sequence ATGGCACGAAGGCATATTATGGAGAGCACATTCCGACTGAATCTGCTCAATCCTCAACACGCTAAAATCAATGAGGTCATAAAGGGGCTTAATCCAAAGATATATAAGTCAAAGAATCAGTTCCTGATTGAAGCCTGTGAGTTTTATATTGACCACTATGGAGAGGATGATATTCCCTCCAAAGAGGAAAAGAGATATGAACAGTTTGTAACGAGGGACGAGATAGAAAAGATAAAAAAGGAAATTGAGTATTCTGCAATGAGTGAGGCAAGAAAAGAGGTCATTTCTTTACTTGGGGGAGCTTTGGCGGGAGTGAAGAACAGCCAGCCGGTAGTGATTGCAAACCCACAGGAAGATATGGAAGAACAGCCGGAAGAAGATGTTATGAATGATTCAGATGTTGCAGGATTGGCAATGGGATGGATGTTGAAAGGAGATTGA
- a CDS encoding ParM/StbA family protein — protein MNNKLEVIGIDHGWSMMKTVTQVFVTGVKEITTTPALFGDVLEYDGKYYKIGTVRQEVKDTKVEDDSFYLLTLAAVAKELKKRGLSDAKVFLAVGLPLTRFGAERNNFIKYLTKNKRVDFRYENEAYHIEIDDVAVFPQCYAAVVDKIPTMAKKTLVVDIGSWTIDIMPVINKSPDESKCVTVPRGLITCMRSINEQCVRQLNGEVDETEIQNIMRYGRSDIDDEYLAIIKAEIEDFVEKVYNSIREFGYNLKTTPIVFVGGGAVVMKNFSNHEAKNISYILDVKANARGYEQLAIMGLKTAKRLA, from the coding sequence ATGAATAACAAGTTAGAGGTAATAGGAATTGATCACGGCTGGTCAATGATGAAAACCGTAACTCAGGTATTTGTCACAGGGGTAAAGGAGATTACAACTACTCCGGCACTTTTTGGAGATGTTCTTGAGTACGACGGTAAGTATTACAAGATTGGAACAGTAAGGCAGGAAGTGAAAGATACAAAGGTTGAAGATGACAGCTTTTATCTTTTGACACTGGCAGCAGTCGCAAAGGAATTGAAGAAAAGAGGATTGTCAGATGCAAAGGTATTTCTTGCAGTAGGACTTCCACTTACCCGATTTGGAGCAGAGAGAAATAACTTTATTAAATACCTGACCAAGAATAAGCGTGTTGATTTCAGATATGAAAATGAAGCATACCATATTGAGATTGACGATGTGGCGGTATTCCCACAGTGCTATGCGGCTGTGGTTGACAAGATACCGACTATGGCAAAGAAAACGCTGGTTGTTGATATCGGTAGCTGGACAATAGATATTATGCCCGTGATTAACAAGTCACCGGACGAATCAAAGTGTGTTACTGTGCCAAGAGGACTTATTACCTGTATGCGTTCTATCAATGAGCAGTGTGTAAGACAGCTCAATGGGGAAGTTGATGAAACAGAAATCCAGAATATTATGCGATATGGCAGGTCTGATATAGATGATGAATACCTTGCGATTATCAAGGCTGAGATAGAGGATTTTGTTGAAAAGGTATATAACTCAATCCGTGAGTTTGGTTATAACCTTAAAACTACACCGATTGTATTTGTAGGTGGCGGGGCAGTGGTAATGAAGAATTTCAGCAATCACGAAGCAAAGAATATCTCTTATATCCTTGATGTAAAGGCAAATGCCAGAGGATATGAACAGCTTGCCATTATGGGATTGAAAACTGCTAAGAGACTTGCATAG
- a CDS encoding LytTR family DNA-binding domain-containing protein — MIKIAIIDDDKGFLIKYKSMTEEFMNGTDMDYTVDTYDSAEAVLESAMDYELYCLDVEMPGIDGFQLAEKIRRMRGRTPDILFVSVSERAVFDVFRYHVLGFVRKTHIENDMQEAMQRFVKAWEDKKKEFEFVTKDGRCFRKMVTDLIYAEVRGHTLELYCNDGVYNVKGTLSELEQRLHQYDFVQPYKGFLVNCGYIDMLGQRELHLKTEDRKVIPLSRYKATEIRSMFIKYINS; from the coding sequence ATGATAAAGATTGCGATAATAGATGATGATAAGGGATTTTTAATAAAATATAAGAGCATGACTGAGGAATTCATGAATGGGACTGACATGGATTATACTGTTGATACATATGACAGTGCAGAGGCGGTTCTTGAGAGTGCAATGGATTATGAATTGTACTGCCTTGATGTAGAGATGCCGGGAATTGATGGATTCCAGCTTGCTGAAAAAATACGCAGGATGCGTGGCAGAACACCGGACATACTTTTTGTGTCGGTCAGTGAGAGAGCGGTTTTTGATGTGTTCAGATATCATGTGCTTGGTTTTGTCAGGAAGACGCATATCGAAAATGATATGCAGGAGGCAATGCAGCGTTTTGTAAAGGCTTGGGAAGATAAGAAGAAGGAATTTGAGTTTGTTACCAAAGACGGCAGATGCTTCCGCAAAATGGTCACCGACCTGATATATGCGGAAGTCAGAGGTCACACGCTTGAGCTGTACTGCAATGACGGAGTGTATAATGTTAAGGGAACTCTGAGTGAACTTGAACAGAGACTGCATCAGTATGATTTTGTACAACCGTATAAAGGATTTCTTGTTAATTGCGGTTATATAGATATGCTGGGACAGCGGGAACTGCATCTGAAGACAGAGGACAGAAAAGTAATTCCGTTAAGCAGATACAAAGCAACAGAGATAAGAAGCATGTTTATAAAATATATTAACAGTTAA
- a CDS encoding GHKL domain-containing protein — MNYGFEIFANVIEAVIIIQFLVRYFGVRARKAGLPVIILMIAVLATTVSAFNFIEYISVAQEFVIDAVIFAMTLIFLRGRALEKLLIVQMTSIVSAVSSIMLTGLFAGWIKYDDNGYASFGVSRVVLVALAQIIYLIFTEYLLHNRIEDRQYVRNSTYLKLNVIIAATLAGHNFLTRYIYVNAVSGGINREMYVLMIALAAVDIIIYQLFVEIINNGIALLKEQMKSSAYESESREVENIQNIYDKTMKARHEMKSVLLNIRLMLKSGELKELEQFLDEELDVRLAAVKAVATGSRLVDAVLNRCVERAEETGMPLDVRVDCVLDGVNEMDMAIVLSNLIDNAFEAAEQAADAHISVKINRKDNYINILISNTCSPDMGNFGGRLMTTKKDADLHGYGIANVKDIINRNYGLYEYTVKDGMFTTNVLMHV, encoded by the coding sequence ATGAATTACGGATTTGAGATATTTGCCAATGTTATCGAAGCAGTTATTATAATACAGTTTCTGGTGCGCTATTTTGGCGTAAGAGCCAGAAAAGCCGGACTTCCGGTTATTATTCTGATGATAGCGGTGCTTGCGACAACAGTGTCCGCGTTTAATTTTATTGAATATATAAGCGTTGCCCAGGAATTTGTTATTGATGCTGTTATATTTGCAATGACATTAATTTTCCTTAGAGGAAGGGCACTTGAAAAATTACTTATTGTGCAGATGACATCTATTGTGTCGGCGGTCTCGAGCATAATGCTTACAGGACTGTTTGCCGGATGGATTAAGTACGATGACAATGGATATGCGAGCTTTGGCGTGAGCAGGGTTGTGCTTGTTGCGCTTGCACAGATTATATATCTGATATTTACGGAATATCTGCTTCATAATCGGATTGAGGACAGGCAGTATGTAAGAAACAGTACATATCTGAAGCTTAATGTTATCATAGCTGCAACGCTTGCGGGACATAATTTTCTTACAAGATACATATATGTAAATGCCGTCAGCGGAGGGATTAACCGGGAGATGTATGTGCTGATGATTGCACTGGCGGCAGTTGATATTATTATATATCAGTTATTTGTTGAGATTATAAATAATGGAATTGCGCTTCTGAAAGAACAGATGAAGAGTTCTGCGTATGAGAGTGAAAGCAGGGAAGTGGAGAATATACAGAACATTTACGATAAGACAATGAAGGCGCGCCATGAGATGAAGAGTGTGCTGTTGAATATACGGCTGATGCTTAAGTCAGGGGAACTTAAGGAGCTGGAGCAATTTCTTGATGAGGAACTTGATGTAAGACTTGCTGCTGTTAAGGCTGTCGCGACAGGAAGCAGGCTGGTGGATGCGGTATTGAACCGCTGCGTGGAACGGGCTGAAGAGACAGGTATGCCGCTTGATGTCAGGGTGGACTGTGTGCTTGACGGAGTTAATGAGATGGATATGGCTATAGTCCTGTCCAATCTTATTGATAATGCATTTGAGGCGGCAGAGCAGGCCGCGGATGCTCATATATCGGTTAAGATTAACCGCAAAGACAATTATATTAATATTCTTATTTCTAACACATGCAGTCCTGACATGGGGAATTTCGGCGGCAGATTAATGACAACCAAGAAGGACGCGGACCTGCATGGTTATGGCATTGCGAATGTAAAAGACATTATTAACAGGAATTACGGGCTTTATGAATATACGGTCAAAGACGGCATGTTTACAACGAATGTGCTGATGCATGTATAA
- a CDS encoding GntR family transcriptional regulator: MKKYLYETMADCITQKINEDIWPVGMKLPGEKELTALLGGGRSTVREALDLCVERGLLQKKNGVGTFVVSKSVTLNNPLEQLNSVGDMIKAAGCEPESVHYSIRHCLPDQSIRDEFGLGKDELIVVMSRGRVANRMPVAFSVNIFPEKYVGDIFDEGIRGKIFDNLKGYADIDIRYSDTKIRGINPEHRWDRMACDFLKSPAVLLQQLHFDKNGEKIFYSYDYFNTDVMDLNMRRKI, translated from the coding sequence ATGAAAAAGTATTTGTATGAAACTATGGCTGACTGTATTACACAGAAAATTAATGAAGACATCTGGCCGGTTGGGATGAAACTGCCGGGAGAAAAAGAGCTTACTGCGCTGCTTGGTGGCGGCCGCTCCACAGTACGCGAAGCCCTTGATCTGTGTGTAGAGAGAGGCCTGCTTCAGAAGAAAAATGGTGTTGGAACATTTGTTGTTTCCAAATCAGTAACGCTTAATAATCCTCTGGAACAGCTGAATTCTGTTGGAGATATGATAAAAGCAGCGGGATGTGAGCCTGAAAGCGTACATTACAGTATAAGACATTGTCTGCCTGACCAGAGCATCCGCGATGAATTCGGACTTGGCAAAGATGAACTGATTGTAGTGATGAGCAGAGGAAGAGTGGCAAACCGCATGCCGGTGGCATTTTCGGTAAATATATTCCCGGAAAAGTACGTCGGAGATATTTTTGACGAGGGTATCAGAGGAAAGATATTTGATAACCTGAAGGGTTATGCAGATATTGATATCAGGTATTCAGATACAAAAATAAGAGGAATCAATCCGGAACACAGATGGGACCGGATGGCATGTGATTTTCTGAAAAGTCCGGCTGTATTGCTGCAGCAGCTGCATTTTGACAAAAACGGAGAGAAGATATTTTATTCCTATGATTACTTCAACACGGATGTCATGGATCTGAATATGAGAAGAAAAATATAG
- a CDS encoding ABC transporter substrate-binding protein, translated as MKKRFLGMVSALMATVMLAGCGAKADVQNNVQSGGQSGAAQTQAVNKNVKGSVMLYTSSGDDYVTDIIDLFAKEYPNIKLNYYRSGTEEVVSKIQTEKKSGGVQCDVVMLADTPTFEMFKADDMLLKYDYPEVDKMYSDFVDPEHMYYGTAVASTGIIYNTNMVKQAPSSLSIFTDPQTKGKCVMPSPLYSGTAAYNLGVYTSMNNLGWKFYQAMKDNDIQVVNGNGGVITAVSNGEKAYGMVLDTDSYKAIDNGSPIAFAYADEGCASICDPIAIMKGTKNEEAARIFVNFMLSKDVREFAAKNYYKTAPRKDVEPVSGMKSISDRKIISADPKKLYSTKEDDKKKFDEMFNK; from the coding sequence ATGAAGAAGAGATTTTTAGGCATGGTAAGTGCACTTATGGCAACTGTAATGCTTGCAGGCTGTGGCGCAAAGGCAGATGTACAGAACAATGTACAGTCAGGCGGACAGTCAGGGGCTGCTCAGACACAGGCAGTCAATAAAAATGTTAAAGGAAGTGTTATGTTATACACATCTTCGGGAGATGACTATGTGACAGATATTATAGATCTGTTTGCAAAAGAATATCCTAACATCAAGCTGAATTATTACAGAAGCGGTACAGAGGAGGTTGTAAGCAAGATTCAGACAGAGAAGAAGTCAGGCGGCGTACAGTGTGACGTCGTGATGCTTGCCGATACACCTACATTCGAGATGTTTAAGGCAGATGATATGCTTTTGAAATATGATTATCCTGAAGTTGATAAGATGTATTCTGACTTTGTAGATCCGGAGCATATGTATTACGGAACTGCCGTAGCATCAACAGGTATAATCTACAATACTAATATGGTTAAGCAGGCACCTTCATCACTGAGTATATTTACAGATCCACAGACTAAGGGTAAGTGTGTAATGCCTAGTCCGTTATATTCAGGTACGGCAGCATATAATCTTGGCGTATATACATCCATGAATAATCTCGGATGGAAATTCTATCAGGCAATGAAGGATAATGATATTCAGGTCGTTAATGGTAACGGAGGTGTTATCACTGCTGTATCTAACGGAGAGAAGGCATACGGAATGGTACTTGATACAGATTCTTATAAGGCTATAGATAACGGTTCTCCTATTGCATTTGCATATGCTGATGAAGGCTGTGCATCTATCTGTGACCCGATAGCGATTATGAAGGGAACTAAGAATGAAGAAGCTGCCAGGATATTTGTGAACTTTATGCTGTCAAAGGATGTCCGTGAATTTGCAGCAAAGAATTACTATAAGACAGCTCCGAGAAAAGATGTTGAGCCTGTAAGCGGAATGAAGAGCATCTCTGACAGAAAGATTATATCAGCAGATCCAAAGAAGCTTTACTCAACTAAGGAAGATGATAAGAAGAAGTTCGATGAGATGTTCAACAAGTAA